One Pectobacterium cacticida genomic window, ACGCTCGACAATCGGCTGAGGATCAATATCCTCAAAACCTTCCTCAAAATCCAACCGAATTAACTGCTGATTTCGCGACAAAACGCGCAGCTTGGTAATTGTTGGGTGCGTCGGTACGGAAACAAAGTCACATGTCACGTTGACTTCACCCAGTTTGGCATTGAGTACGCGAGCGGCATCATCAATGCCCGTTAACCCGACCAGACGCGAGCCCGCGCCTAATGCGGCAATGTTCATCGCGACGTTTGCCGCGCCACCGGGTCGCTCTTCGACAGCATCGACCTTGACCACAGGTACAGGCGCCTCTGGGGAAATACGGCTGGTCGGCCCATACCAGTAGCGATCTAGCATGACATCGCCGACCACTAATACACCCGCTTGACGAAAATCAGGCAGCGTCACTTTCATCCTCAACTCCAGCTTTTGGCATAATAGGCGTAATAATATCATAGGCGCGATCGCTACACGTTATCTCGGCGCGTCGCCGATCGACACGTTGCTCGCAGAAAGAGCAGGAACCTACGCCTCCTCTAACCACGTTTTCCAGCTCGCCAGCACCTGCTCTCGTTCCGCGATAAATCGATCCTTGCTGACACGACCAGACTGTTCCTGTAGTGCCAGATGGTGTAACTCGTTGCGCATGGCGACATAAGCCTGCTTGAGCGCATTGGCTTCGTCCTCCGTCATCACGCCATATTGCGCCATCAGTTCCAGAATACGCACATTGTCTGACCAGCGGGTCAGACGGGGCTCTTGAGCCGCGTAGCGTAACACCAGATACTGGACAATAAATTCGATATCTGTGATGCCGCCCGCATCCGTTTTAATGTCAAAGCGCGTTTTATCTTTGTTGGCCAAATGCTGGCGCATTTTTTCCCGCATTTCGCGCACTTCGGTTCGCAGCGTATCCGCATCACGCGGCATACAGAGAATATTGCGACGAATAGATTCAAAGGCCTGTTGCACGCCGCTTTCGCCATACACCATACGCGCGCGCACCAACGCTTGATGCTCCCATGTCCACGCTTCCTTGCGTTGATATTCATCAAACGCCTCCACTGTACTCACCAACATGCCCGCCGCGCCAGAAGGCCGCAGGCGCGCATCGACTTCATACAGAATCCCGGAAGAGGTTCGCGTGCTAAATAAGTGCATTACACGTTGCGCGAGGCGCAAATAAAACTGGCGACCATCAATGCTACGTGCGCCGTCAGTCATGACATCTGAGGGGCAATCCAATAAGAAGACCAGATCCAAATCGGAGCTGTATCCCAGTTCCCAGCCACCCAACTTGCCATAGGCAATCACCGCAAAACCATACCCCTCTCGGTGCTGTAAATGGGATGGTTGACCGTAACGCGCCACCATCTGCCCCCACGCCTGCTGAATGACGGCGGCGATAATCGCCTCGGCTAAATACGTTAAGTGATCGCTTACTTTCATTACCGGCAAGATGCCTGCAATGTCTCCTGCGGCGATGCGGAGCTGCTGCGCCTGCTTGAATTGGCGCACGGCCTCCAGTTGCTGCTCTTCATCGTCCTCCGGTACACGCATCAGATACTGGCGCAGTTCATCGGCGTAAGCGCTCGGTTCCGTCGGCTGGTATAGCGTAGACGCATCGAGTAGTTCATCGAGCAAAAGGGGGTAACGCGCCAGTTGACTGGCGACCATCGGCGAAGCCGCACACAAGCGCACTAGCTGAGACAACGCAGCACGCGACTCCAGTAATAGTTCAAGATAGGTGGTGCGCGTGACAATCCCCAATAACAGCGGCGTCAGGCGGGACAGAACCGTATCCGCTTCCTGCCGCGCACAGACTTCGGACAGTAAGCACGGCATAAGCTGATCGAGGACATCGCGCCCGCGCGGCCCTATCGTGCGTTTCGCCACATCGTGGCGAAACTCCACAATCACGCGCATCAGCCTTTCACGCACCGTCTCCGTGAGATGCGGCGTCAACGGCGCCAGTTCACCGTCATCCAGCGTGTCATGCCATAAGCTGCTATAGCGGCTGTGTTCGGGAATATCATGGTTGTCCGGCGCATCGTCACCAATCAGATCGTCGAATACCCGGCGCACCGCCCGCATATGCTGTATCAGCATCGATTGCAGCGCATCCCAGTGCTCAAACCCCATTCCCCACGCCAGTCGCTGCTGGTTTAAGGCATCACCTGGCAGCGTTTGCGTTTGCTCATCGGCAATCGCCTGCAACAGGTTTTCAAGACGACGCAAAAACCGATAGGCGGTACTAAGGTCATGCACCTGCTGCGCCGTTAATAGCCCCAAAGCGCCGACATGCTGAAGCGTAGGCAACAACGATCGCCCCTGTAGCGCCGGTTCGCGTCCACCGCGAATCAGTTGAAAAACCTGCGTGATAAATTCAATTTCGCGAATCCCGCCAGCGCCTAATTTAATGTTGTTGCGCAGATCTCGGCGACGAACTTCGCGAGCAATCATACTTTTCATATTGCGCAACGACTGGATAACACTGAAATCGAT contains:
- the glnE gene encoding bifunctional [glutamate--ammonia ligase]-adenylyl-L-tyrosine phosphorylase/[glutamate--ammonia-ligase] adenylyltransferase — protein: MSIPPLPVLLSEHAQRAIARLQEAAPDEPITDSDASVLALSDFVCDALALHPEWWRGIHQQPPQPDEWRYYADWLDNALADVGDEHALMAALRRFRRHMLTRIAWSQVLQTSTTEQTLRQLSILAEVLIVAARGWLYQACCREWGTPCNAQGVSQPLLILGMGKLGGEELNFSSDIDLIFVYPENGHTQGGRRELDNAQFFTRLGQRLIKVLDQQTVEGFVYRVDMRLRPFGDSGPLVLSFVAMEDYYQEQGRDWERYAMVKARLMGGMDDAYSQELRSMLKPFVFRRYIDFSVIQSLRNMKSMIAREVRRRDLRNNIKLGAGGIREIEFITQVFQLIRGGREPALQGRSLLPTLQHVGALGLLTAQQVHDLSTAYRFLRRLENLLQAIADEQTQTLPGDALNQQRLAWGMGFEHWDALQSMLIQHMRAVRRVFDDLIGDDAPDNHDIPEHSRYSSLWHDTLDDGELAPLTPHLTETVRERLMRVIVEFRHDVAKRTIGPRGRDVLDQLMPCLLSEVCARQEADTVLSRLTPLLLGIVTRTTYLELLLESRAALSQLVRLCAASPMVASQLARYPLLLDELLDASTLYQPTEPSAYADELRQYLMRVPEDDEEQQLEAVRQFKQAQQLRIAAGDIAGILPVMKVSDHLTYLAEAIIAAVIQQAWGQMVARYGQPSHLQHREGYGFAVIAYGKLGGWELGYSSDLDLVFLLDCPSDVMTDGARSIDGRQFYLRLAQRVMHLFSTRTSSGILYEVDARLRPSGAAGMLVSTVEAFDEYQRKEAWTWEHQALVRARMVYGESGVQQAFESIRRNILCMPRDADTLRTEVREMREKMRQHLANKDKTRFDIKTDAGGITDIEFIVQYLVLRYAAQEPRLTRWSDNVRILELMAQYGVMTEDEANALKQAYVAMRNELHHLALQEQSGRVSKDRFIAEREQVLASWKTWLEEA